In Spinacia oleracea cultivar Varoflay chromosome 5, BTI_SOV_V1, whole genome shotgun sequence, a single window of DNA contains:
- the LOC130461912 gene encoding uncharacterized protein isoform X2 codes for MVAPQSSLPRPTSMVSKPQLKALSKPSFTQTKPSSNPLQQPIPPTLTGTTQSRWYKGPTFPNLTEIATQKASTPNPHQPTMQPVLQPFKATLQPSLQPFKASQQPQTTTNQPQKATHQLHKATQQPQKATQQPVSSFTSVKPHLEKRAFVAPLGATKHVMSQSPTPPDTMAMKKRTGKQEGQLPPTYMHVSENAFQPLRSPPSNQVESEVMPNYNWDEFEESASESENEFDQGEGSDTAVKKATLRHRIIIPNWPESREFDEKVEAIAIDADGIRHLVKGPVLPRDVWHDAKGFRYIVKLNEFNQPIRKGGKILVSFLGDIAKNDSLCPVGVPSWRAVNNQLKTNVVTMIRKHFVLPDGPLVNKALVMRIDKPWNNHRYKLKRDFFDPVNKSREENYANVPDGVSTRSWTELVDYWLLPEAMEKSEMGKNARALQGNKHNSGATSFANRRVDMKEKKGVFSELAFFKSVYAKEDGSFKEGTLPHQFVEDANKKVQENLASSSSSKPVIEIENAVFNELMYKGEVPKRPLNYGFGVKQSDIFGVEGLLRKEGSSYVNNNAMEVENMKGEISVVKKQNEDLAQQNQVLNTKFEETTQSFKMIASFLGQVNFEGSTQRECFIEPFRWCGISNKYDY; via the exons ATGGTTGCACCACAATCATCCTTGCCTCGGCCTACTTCCATGGTTTCAAAGCCACAACTGAAGGCATTATCAAAACCATCCTTTACCCAGACAAAACCATCCTCTAAcccattacaacaaccaattccGCCCACTCTTACAGGAACAACACAAAGTAGATGGTATAAAGGACCTACGTTTCCCAATCTGACTGAAATTGCAACACAAAAAGCGTCAACACCGAATCCACACCAGCCTACTATGCAGCCTGTGTTGCAGCCTTTCAAAGCTACCTTGCAGCCTTCTTTGCAGCCTTTCAAAGCTTCCCAACAGCCTCAAACAACTACCAATCAGCCTCAAAAAGCTACCCATCAGCTTCACAAAGCTACACAACAGCCTCAAAAAGCTACACAACAGCCGGTATCTTCTTTTACAAGTGTCAAACCACATTTAGAGAAAAGAGCATTTGTTGCACCTTTGGGAGCAACAAAACATGTGATGTCACAATCTCCTACACCACCAGACACCATGGCAATGAAAAAGAGAACCGGGAAGCAAGAAGGTCAGTTGCCTCCAACATACATGCATGTGAGTGAGAATGCATTTCAACCTCTGCGATCTCCTCCATCCAATCAGGTTGAGAGTGAAGTTATGCCAAACTACAACTGGGACGAATTTGAAGAATCGGCTTCTGAGAGTGAAAATGAATTTGATCAAGGAGAAGGAAGTGATACTGCTGTGAAGAAAGCAACACTTCGACATCGAATCATTATTCCAAATTGGCCAGAATCGAGGGAGTTTGATGAGAAGGTGGAGGCTATAGCTATAG ATGCTGATGGAATACGACATCTGGTAAAGGGACCAGTTCTGCCTCGAGACGTTTGGCATGATGCAAAGGGGTTCAGATACATTGTCAAGCTCAATGAATTCAACCAACCTATTCGAAAAGGTGGGAAGATCCTTGTGAGCTTCCTTGGAGATATTGCAAAAAATGATTCACTTTGTCCAGTGGGAGTCCCAAGTTGGCGTGCTGTGAACAATCAGTTAAAAACTAATGTTGTTACAATGATTCGG aaacattttgtGTTACCTGATGGACCTCTAGTTAACAAGGCACTAGTGATGCGTATTGACAAACCATGGAACAATCATCGATACAAATTGAAGAGGGATTTTTTCGATCCAGTGAATAAATCTCGAGAAGAGAACTATGCCAACGTGCCTGATGGAGTGTCCACTAGGAGTTGGAcggaattggtagattattggcttTTACCAGAGGCCATG gaaaaatctgaaatgggAAAAAATGCTCGAGCTTTACAAGGCAATAAGCACAACAGTGGTGCTACAAGCTTTGCTAATCGAAGAGTTGATATG aaagagaagaaaggagTGTTTAGCGAATTGGCATTTTTCAAATCAGTTTACGCCAAAGAAGATGGAAGCTTTAAAGAGGGCACACTTCCTCATCAATTTGTG GAGGATGCCAACAAAAAGGTCCAAGAAAATCTTGCGAGTTCCTCTTCTTCAAAGCCCGTAATTGAAATTGAGAATGCAGTCTTTAATGAGCTCATGTATAAAGGTGAAGTACCTAAACGTCCTCTGAATTATGGATTTGGAGTGAAGCAAAGCGACATCTTTGGAGTGGAAGGTTTGCTGAGGAAAGAAGGGTCAAGCTATGTTAACAACAATGCTATGGAAGTGGAGAACATGAAAGGTGAAATATCAGTTGTCAAGAAGCAAAATGAGGACCTTGCGCAACAAAATCAAGTTCTAAACACCAAGTTTGAAGAAACAACACAATCATTTAAAATGATTGCTTCTTTTTTGGGACAAGTTAATTTTGAAGGAAGTACGCAAAGGGAATGTTTCATCGAACCTTTTAGATGGTGCGGAATCAGCAATAAATATG ATTACTGA
- the LOC130461912 gene encoding uncharacterized protein isoform X1 — protein sequence MSYRTKRTLVAIDEGSSIAASKSPKSSDPSTQNWGPFSPPTLGVSQTFGTVSQPIKQPVAAKKTMVAPQSSLPRPTSMVSKPQLKALSKPSFTQTKPSSNPLQQPIPPTLTGTTQSRWYKGPTFPNLTEIATQKASTPNPHQPTMQPVLQPFKATLQPSLQPFKASQQPQTTTNQPQKATHQLHKATQQPQKATQQPVSSFTSVKPHLEKRAFVAPLGATKHVMSQSPTPPDTMAMKKRTGKQEGQLPPTYMHVSENAFQPLRSPPSNQVESEVMPNYNWDEFEESASESENEFDQGEGSDTAVKKATLRHRIIIPNWPESREFDEKVEAIAIDADGIRHLVKGPVLPRDVWHDAKGFRYIVKLNEFNQPIRKGGKILVSFLGDIAKNDSLCPVGVPSWRAVNNQLKTNVVTMIRKHFVLPDGPLVNKALVMRIDKPWNNHRYKLKRDFFDPVNKSREENYANVPDGVSTRSWTELVDYWLLPEAMEKSEMGKNARALQGNKHNSGATSFANRRVDMKEKKGVFSELAFFKSVYAKEDGSFKEGTLPHQFVEDANKKVQENLASSSSSKPVIEIENAVFNELMYKGEVPKRPLNYGFGVKQSDIFGVEGLLRKEGSSYVNNNAMEVENMKGEISVVKKQNEDLAQQNQVLNTKFEETTQSFKMIASFLGQVNFEGSTQRECFIEPFRWCGISNKYDY from the exons ATGAGTTACAGGACTAAAAGAACATTGGTAGCTATTGACGAAGGGTCGAGCATTGCTGCATCCAAGTCCCCAAAATCTTCTGATCCATCCACCCAAAACTGGGGACCGTTCAGTCCTCCAACACTTGGAGTGTCACAGACATTTGGGACGGTATCACAACCCATTAAGCAACCAGTAGCTGCTAAAAAAACCATGGTTGCACCACAATCATCCTTGCCTCGGCCTACTTCCATGGTTTCAAAGCCACAACTGAAGGCATTATCAAAACCATCCTTTACCCAGACAAAACCATCCTCTAAcccattacaacaaccaattccGCCCACTCTTACAGGAACAACACAAAGTAGATGGTATAAAGGACCTACGTTTCCCAATCTGACTGAAATTGCAACACAAAAAGCGTCAACACCGAATCCACACCAGCCTACTATGCAGCCTGTGTTGCAGCCTTTCAAAGCTACCTTGCAGCCTTCTTTGCAGCCTTTCAAAGCTTCCCAACAGCCTCAAACAACTACCAATCAGCCTCAAAAAGCTACCCATCAGCTTCACAAAGCTACACAACAGCCTCAAAAAGCTACACAACAGCCGGTATCTTCTTTTACAAGTGTCAAACCACATTTAGAGAAAAGAGCATTTGTTGCACCTTTGGGAGCAACAAAACATGTGATGTCACAATCTCCTACACCACCAGACACCATGGCAATGAAAAAGAGAACCGGGAAGCAAGAAGGTCAGTTGCCTCCAACATACATGCATGTGAGTGAGAATGCATTTCAACCTCTGCGATCTCCTCCATCCAATCAGGTTGAGAGTGAAGTTATGCCAAACTACAACTGGGACGAATTTGAAGAATCGGCTTCTGAGAGTGAAAATGAATTTGATCAAGGAGAAGGAAGTGATACTGCTGTGAAGAAAGCAACACTTCGACATCGAATCATTATTCCAAATTGGCCAGAATCGAGGGAGTTTGATGAGAAGGTGGAGGCTATAGCTATAG ATGCTGATGGAATACGACATCTGGTAAAGGGACCAGTTCTGCCTCGAGACGTTTGGCATGATGCAAAGGGGTTCAGATACATTGTCAAGCTCAATGAATTCAACCAACCTATTCGAAAAGGTGGGAAGATCCTTGTGAGCTTCCTTGGAGATATTGCAAAAAATGATTCACTTTGTCCAGTGGGAGTCCCAAGTTGGCGTGCTGTGAACAATCAGTTAAAAACTAATGTTGTTACAATGATTCGG aaacattttgtGTTACCTGATGGACCTCTAGTTAACAAGGCACTAGTGATGCGTATTGACAAACCATGGAACAATCATCGATACAAATTGAAGAGGGATTTTTTCGATCCAGTGAATAAATCTCGAGAAGAGAACTATGCCAACGTGCCTGATGGAGTGTCCACTAGGAGTTGGAcggaattggtagattattggcttTTACCAGAGGCCATG gaaaaatctgaaatgggAAAAAATGCTCGAGCTTTACAAGGCAATAAGCACAACAGTGGTGCTACAAGCTTTGCTAATCGAAGAGTTGATATG aaagagaagaaaggagTGTTTAGCGAATTGGCATTTTTCAAATCAGTTTACGCCAAAGAAGATGGAAGCTTTAAAGAGGGCACACTTCCTCATCAATTTGTG GAGGATGCCAACAAAAAGGTCCAAGAAAATCTTGCGAGTTCCTCTTCTTCAAAGCCCGTAATTGAAATTGAGAATGCAGTCTTTAATGAGCTCATGTATAAAGGTGAAGTACCTAAACGTCCTCTGAATTATGGATTTGGAGTGAAGCAAAGCGACATCTTTGGAGTGGAAGGTTTGCTGAGGAAAGAAGGGTCAAGCTATGTTAACAACAATGCTATGGAAGTGGAGAACATGAAAGGTGAAATATCAGTTGTCAAGAAGCAAAATGAGGACCTTGCGCAACAAAATCAAGTTCTAAACACCAAGTTTGAAGAAACAACACAATCATTTAAAATGATTGCTTCTTTTTTGGGACAAGTTAATTTTGAAGGAAGTACGCAAAGGGAATGTTTCATCGAACCTTTTAGATGGTGCGGAATCAGCAATAAATATG ATTACTGA